TTCTCATAGCTACATGAACTTACTTATTTGGATTGATTTTATGGAAACATTTTTACTAAGTAGAACGGCTTAAATAATTCACGCTATGTCATTGCGAATGAAACGAAGTGGAATGTTCGCGTAGCGTGCCGTAGGCTCTAGCAATCGCAACAGTTTTGACGATTTTACAATCTGTTACATAGTTAGGTTTATTCTCACCGACTTACTTAGATTGCTTTCTGGAAAATAAACAGATTAACAACTATTACTCGTATAGTTAGTGACCTCTTGAATCTGTTTTAATTTACTAAAAAATAGATAATGATGAAGTTTGAATTGGGAACTAAGACAGTGTTTAAGTTACGTCCATAAAAATATTGACACCCATCACTAACTCTGCATATTTTCATATTGAAGGATAAAGATGAAATTAAGATGAAATTTCTGATTGAATATTTAATTTTTCCCAAAACAGTAGCGATAATTTATCTGTGGCAATTAATTAACTTGAGCCAAATGCCAAGCAGTAACAAAAAATAGCTAATGAAGATGTATAGATAAGAAGATACTCACCTACTATCGGTTTTTGTATAGCCTAATCCTAATTTTTAAAAATTTCATCCTAATTTCATACATTTCTGCAACCCTATTAATAGAGTTAGCCCTATGGCGAACTATGCTAAAATCGGAAATTTACTAATAAATTTTAAATATCGACTTTGATATGAGGGTTCTACTAGTCGAAGATGAGTCAGATTTGGGGGCAGCTATTAAGCGTACTTTAAATCAACAAAAGTACCTAGTTGACTGGGTTATGGATGGTAATGAAGCATGGGCTTACTTAGAAAATAGTTCGGCGCAATATACAGTAGGGATTCTTGATTGGATGCTTCCAGGAATTAGTGGTTTAGAATTGTGTAAAAGACTGCGTTATAAAGGTAATCCTCTTCCTATCCTGATGTTAACTGCAAAAGATAGGATGGAAGATAAAGTTGCCGGACTAGATGCAGGTGCCGATGACTATTTAGTAAAACCCTTCGGCATGGTGGAACTTCTAGCACGATTGCGGGCTTTGCAGCGTCGTTCCCCCCATTTTCAACCCCAACAATTAACTGTTGGTAACTTGACTCTAGATTATGGCAACAGTACAGTTGTTAGACAAAATACAATAGGTGAACAGCAAAGTATTCCATTAACTAATAAAGAATTCCAACTATTGGAATATTTCATGAACCATCCTCACCAGATTGTTACGACTGAGCAAATTCGTAATCAAATTTGGGAAGTTAATGCAGAATCTAGTAGTAATGTAGTGGCAGCGCAAATACGTTTGTTACGTCGTAAACTCATAAGTAACGACTGTCCTAACCCAATTGAAACCTTACACGGTATGGGGTATCGTCTTAATTTCTCAGATGAATCAAAATAAACTGTTTCGGCTTACCCGCGTTCGTTTAGCTCTGTATTATGCTATTGTTATGGGTTTGATTTTAAGCCTATGTGCTTTTAGCTTTTACAGATCTGTATTTCATGCTCATGTGGTAGCTTTAGACAGTGAAATTGAGACTGTAGGGGGAACACTGCACGACAGTATTGAACTAAAACTACAGTCACCTGGACGTTTGGAACCATTCGTAAACCAGTTATTTCCAAATACAGGTAACTGTAGCATTGGGGCTAGTAATTGTATTCAAGAACAGCCGCATTCTAAACGTCATCTTCTGGGTATTGTGACAAAAACTAGCTACTATATACGTTTTTTTGATACTTCAGGAAAATTAATTGCTAATGCTGGTTATTATCCAGAGGGATTACCTAATATTTTTACTCCAAAAACTTGGCAATTTCTCAAAGATAGTCAAGGCAAAGAATACCATCAAATTACTCTATCTCTGCATACCCGAAATTATCAGGATTGGGGATATATGCAGGTAGGGCGAAGTCTAGAAGAGTTTAATCATTATTTGGATAGTGTCAAGCTAATTTTGATATTAGGGCTGCCGATGGCTATGGTTATGATTGCTGGTGCCAGTTGGTGGTTGTCAGGATTAGCGATGCAGCCAATTTATCAGTCATATCGACAAATTCAACAGTTTACAGCCGATGCTGCACATGAATTACGAACGCCTTTAGCTGCGACAAGTGCAACTGTAGAATCAGCACTTTTAATGTCAGAAATAGATGTACAAGAAACACGGGATATATTGCAAACTATACAGCGTCAAAATCAGAGATTAACAACTTTAGTCATTGACTTATTGATGTTAGCGCGTTTAGATAGACAAGCTCAAAAGTTACAGCACGAAGTTTGTTGTTTAAATGATATTGTTAGCGATTTAATTGAAGAATTTGCAGCGATGGCAACTACCGCAGGAGTCAAGCTGACATCATCAATCCGAGTTAAGCAAAATATGAATGTTATGGGGAATTGCGATCAGCTTTATCGACTGGTTTCTAACTTAATTGTCAATGCAATTCAATATACACTCAAAGGAGGGGAAGTCACAGTTATCTTAGAAAGCAATGATAATTATGCTGTAATTAAAGTTCAAGATACAGGTATTGGTATCCCACAACATGAACTGAAGCGAGTTTTTGATCGTTTTTATCGGGTAAGTAGCGATCGCTCTCGTAACACTGGTGGTTCTGGATTAGGATTAGCCATTGCTCAAGCCATTGTTCAGGCACATCAAGGCAAATTAAATGTACAAAGTGAATTCGGTAAAGGTAGCACTTTTACAGTTCAATTACCTAGGTAACATGAGCTATCATCATTTTATGAGATGGCGATCGCCTAAATACCGATACAATCTGACATCTTCACAACTTCCTCAAGTTTTTTAACTAGGCTAACAGTATAGTCCCATTGAAGAATAAGACTTGATTGATAGTAGAACACCAAAATTACTTTTGACAGGCAGTTCCTAACAACGCATTGGCTAGTAGGAATCGAGAACTTAATCATATAGGGAGTATAAATAATATGCTCACGCAATGGCATGGTTTTAATTCGGGTAAATGGGTGAAGGAAATCAATGTGCGTGACTTTATCCAAAAGAATTACACTCCTTACATAGGGGATGAGTCATTTTTAATGGGTGCGACGGAACAAACCCAAGCGCTCTGGAAGCAAGTTCAAAATTTGATGCAATTAGAACGGGAAAAAGGAATTTTAGATGCGGATACTGAAGTTGTTTCCACTATTACCTCCCACCATCCCGGTTATATTGATCGCGATTTGGAAAAAATAGTCGGTTTGCAAAC
The Calothrix sp. 336/3 DNA segment above includes these coding regions:
- the rppA gene encoding two-component system response regulator RppA, which produces MRVLLVEDESDLGAAIKRTLNQQKYLVDWVMDGNEAWAYLENSSAQYTVGILDWMLPGISGLELCKRLRYKGNPLPILMLTAKDRMEDKVAGLDAGADDYLVKPFGMVELLARLRALQRRSPHFQPQQLTVGNLTLDYGNSTVVRQNTIGEQQSIPLTNKEFQLLEYFMNHPHQIVTTEQIRNQIWEVNAESSSNVVAAQIRLLRRKLISNDCPNPIETLHGMGYRLNFSDESK
- the rppB gene encoding two-component system sensor histidine kinase RppB, giving the protein MNQNKLFRLTRVRLALYYAIVMGLILSLCAFSFYRSVFHAHVVALDSEIETVGGTLHDSIELKLQSPGRLEPFVNQLFPNTGNCSIGASNCIQEQPHSKRHLLGIVTKTSYYIRFFDTSGKLIANAGYYPEGLPNIFTPKTWQFLKDSQGKEYHQITLSLHTRNYQDWGYMQVGRSLEEFNHYLDSVKLILILGLPMAMVMIAGASWWLSGLAMQPIYQSYRQIQQFTADAAHELRTPLAATSATVESALLMSEIDVQETRDILQTIQRQNQRLTTLVIDLLMLARLDRQAQKLQHEVCCLNDIVSDLIEEFAAMATTAGVKLTSSIRVKQNMNVMGNCDQLYRLVSNLIVNAIQYTLKGGEVTVILESNDNYAVIKVQDTGIGIPQHELKRVFDRFYRVSSDRSRNTGGSGLGLAIAQAIVQAHQGKLNVQSEFGKGSTFTVQLPR